The proteins below come from a single Mugil cephalus isolate CIBA_MC_2020 chromosome 7, CIBA_Mcephalus_1.1, whole genome shotgun sequence genomic window:
- the LOC125011104 gene encoding histamine H3 receptor-like, which yields MSEGQTDSNSSGYYFDNASTTVQSSFVFSGPMFVILMVMMVTLVIVIVLGNALVILAFRVDKSLRKQCNYYFLNLAISDFLVGAFCIPVYIPYILTGRWTLGRGLCKLWLVMDYLLCSASVFNIVLISYDRFLSVTRAVSYRARQSLTHQAIMKMIAVWVLAFVLYGPAIIFWELVVGRSRVPKDECFAEFYYSWYFLLSASMLEFFSPFISVAFFNLSIYLSIRRRRRHSREAQLHLQASEPASAQGESVPLSHNWGLGIKLAAKGSIHSQPSSPSLGKLDPSTSRAAQPSRLSRDKKIAKSLAIIVCVFAICWAPYTLLMIIRAACRGRCIQHHWYEVTFWLLWLNSAINPFLYPLCHSSFRRAFSKILCPKQHTTPPSSVLRTGQ from the exons ATGTCGGAGGGACAAACTGACTCCAACTCCAGCGGCTACTATTTTGACAATGCTTCAACTACAGTTCAGAGCAGCTTCGTGTTCTCAGGACCcatgtttgtcattttgatggtgatgatggtgaccTTGGTCATTGTCATAGTTTTGGGCAACGCACTGGTCATTTTGGCATTTAGAGTGGACAAGAGTTTGAGAAAACAGTGCAATTACTACTTCTTGAATTTGGCAATATCAGATTTTCTTGTAG GTGCATTCTGTATCCCGGTCTACATCCCCTATATCCTCACAGGCAGGTGGACGCTGGGTCGAGGACTGTGCAAGCTGTGGCTGGTCATGGACTACCTGCTTTGTTCCGCATCCGTCTTCAACATCGTTCTCATTAGCTACGACCGCTTCCTGTCAGTCACCAGAGCA GTAAGTTACCGTGCCAGGCAGAGCTTGACTCATCAAGCCATAATGAAGATGATTGCCGTCTGGGTGCTAGCCTTCGTCCTATATGGCCCGGCCATCATATTCTGGGAGCTGGTGGTGGGAAGAAGCCGTGTGCCCAAGGATGAGTGCTTCGCAGAGTTCTATTACTCTTGGTACTTCCTGCTGAGTGCTTCTATGCTGGagtttttctctcctttcatctcgGTGGCTTTCTTCAACCTCAGCATTTACCTCAGTATACGCAGGAGGAGGCGCCACAGCAGGGAGGCACAGCTCCATCTTCAAGCGAGTGAACCAGCCTCTGCCCAGGGGGAGAGTGTCCCTCTGTCCCACAACTGGGGGCTCGGGATAAAGCTGGCTGCAAAAGGCTCGATCCACTCCCAGCCGTCCTCGCCTAGTTTGGGTAAGCTGGATCCCTCGACCAGCAGGGCTGCCCAGCCCAGCCGTCTGTCCAGGGATAAGAAAATTGCTAAGTCTCTGGCtataatagtgtgtgtgtttgccatcTGCTGGGCACCATACACCCTACTGATGATCATCCGTGCCGCCTGCAGAGGGCGGTGCATCCAGCATCACTGGTACGAGGTCACCTTCTGGCTCCTGTGGCTCAACTCTGCCATTAACCCGTTCCTGTACCCGCTGTGCCACAGTAGCTTCCGCAGGGCCTTCAGCAAGATTCTGTGCCCAAAGCAGCACACTACACCTCCATCCTCCGTTTTACGTACTGGCCAGTGA